The window CGCTACCTGCTGCAGAAGCGTTACCCGCGCTTTGCCAGCTATTTTATTTTTACCCTGATCATTTCTGTGTGGGGCGAAATGCTGGTGGTGTTGTGGGCCCTGATGAAGCTGGCCGACTACCGCTACAGCAACATGGCGCCACTTACCACCAATATCTTCTTTCTGGGGGTAGCACTCTATTTCATCGTTTTTTTCAGCACCTCAGTCAAGCTGCTCAAACATTGGTACAAGAGCCAGCAGCACATCAGCGAGCTGCGCAGTACCCAGCTGGAGGCAGCCTTAAAATTACGGGAGGCAGAGCTGCAGTTGCTCAGGGGCCAGATCCATCCACATTTCCTGTTCAATACCCTTAACAACCTGTACGGGCTGGCACTGGAAAAATCGGAGTATATGCCCGATGCCATTCTGCGCCTGTCAGGACTTCTGGATGCCCTGCTCTACCGCAGCCACGACCAGCAGGTACCCCTGGCTACCGAGCTAAGGCTGATTGAAGATTATGTAAGCCTGGAAAAGCTGCGTTTTGAAGAGCGTTTAAAACTGGAGTGGAACATTCAGGGTGCGCCTGAAGCTTATGGCATCGCTCCTTTTCTGCTGTTCCCTTTTCTGGAGAATGCTTTCAAGCATGGCTTTTCTGAAAACACAGCACAGCTGGAATTACTGGTTGAAGCCAGGCTGGAGCAGGAGCAGCTATTTTTCAGGGTGGTAAACTCAGTTGATCCTGCAGCTAGTACTAAGGCTGTGCAGGCGGGGGGCATTGGGCTGAAAAATGTTAAGCGGCGGCTGGAGCTGCAATATCCCCATAAGCACCGCCTGGCGATAATGCCTTCCCCTACACACTACCAGGTAGTACTGCAGCTAACCTTGAGTCCCATAAACGCCAAAGCCTATGCTACACAATAATACTGTACAATGCATTGTTACTGACGATGAACCTATTGCCCGCCGGGTACTTAAAAACCACCTGGCCAGGGTTGAGGGTTTCACCATAGCCGGAGAATGTGGTACTGCCCTAGAGTGTTTTACACTGTTACAGCGCCAGCAAACCGACCTGCTGTTTCTGGACGTACAAATGCCGCAGCTCAACGGTCTGGAATTCCTGCGCTCCCTTCAGCACCGCCCAAAGGTTATCCTGGTATCGGCCCACCGGGAATATGCCCTTGAAGGATTTGAACTCGATGTAGTAGACTATCTCCTGAAACCGGTAAGTTTTGAGCGCTTTCTCAGATCGCTTGATAAGTTCCGGCAACGGCAGGTGCCGCCTGGCAGTATTAAAGAAGAAGAAGAAAAGGCAGCTGAATTTTTATATATCCGCGCCGATCGCAAAACGGTAAAGCTGGTGTTGGCAGAGGTACTTTACATCGAAAGCATGAGCGATTATCTCAAAATCCATACCCTTGATTGCATGTACCTGACCAAAGAAAAGATCAGTACCATAGAGCAAAAGCTTCCCTCCCATTTTATACGGATTCACCGTTCGTTCATCCTCAACACCCGGCACCTGCAAGCCTACACCCACGAAACCATAGAAGTAGCCGGCAAGCAGCTCCCCATCAGCCGCAGCTTCAGGCAGGAGGTGCTGGACAAGCTTAACCAGTAATTCCGGTATTGGTAAAACAATAAAGCATAAACGAGTGGAATGCTATTCTGAAGCTAACATAAGGATTCTACCTGCACCAACAAATTAAAAATCACACCATCACTCCCTTTTCATGCTTGTTTATGATCGGCAAGTGTGTTATGTTAGGTTGTAAACCCCTTAATAAAAGCTATCCCCGTTTGATTGCTGTTATCCAAATATTGAATTTAACCTGTTACACCACCATGCGCCTACTCCTCAGCCTGGGATTACTAATAATGTTTAGCCAGACACTAGAGGCTCAGCAGGAAAAATATTATCGTAGTGATACACTCAGCTTTTCAATGCAGCTAAGATATGCTTTTGTTTCATATGGAGCAGGGATAGAGTTTCCCATTCGAGATCATTCCTTTGGGCTTCAGGCTGGTTTTACCGCGCTACCTGCGAAAGGCAACATCTTTAATGATTTCAATGTGAACAAGATAGTAGCCCTTGAATATAAACGCTACTTTCCTGCAAATTTCAGCTCAGGAAATCAGCCCTACTATGGCAGTTATTTGATGTTCAAGAATGTTAATTATGCCGCTCCCCATGAGCAAGACTGGAGTGGAGACTTATATACTAGTAACTCAATAAACCTTGGTCCGCTTATTGGCTACAAATGGTATAGTGGAAAAATTGCATATGTTGAGCTGTTTCTTGGGATGCACGGCGGCTGGCAATGGGGAGAGCTGCGCTGGGATAACATAGACCCGGTTACCGGTAATTCAAGCCCAAGCTCTCGCCTGGCACAGGAGGCAACTTATGGTTTCCGATTAGGACTTTCTGTTGGATTTCATGCAACCAAGAAAAATGTTAGAGGCAGAAACAAGGAATAGAAAAGGTGAAGCATTTAGCATATAAATTACGGCTTTAAATCAGAACTATGATGGATGTAAGAGAAGCCTATAACATTTGGGCAGAACAATACGATTCAAACCACAATAAGACCCGGGATCTTGAGGCAATTGCGCTGCGGAAGACTTTAGCCCCAATTAATTTTAACTCCTGCCTGGAGATTGGCTGCGGAACGGGGAAAAATACAGCATGGCTCCTGCAAAAAGCAGGACACATTACCGCTGTTGATCTTTCGGAAGAGATGCTACTGAAGGCAAAAGAAAAAATAGCATCAGATCGAGTGAGCTTCCAACAGGCCGATATTACCCATACCTGGACTTTTAATTCTACAACATACGATCTGGTTGTATTCAGCCTTGTGCTGGAACATATAGAAAACCTGGAGAATATTTTTGAAAAAACAGCAGCAGTAATGGTACCTGGCGGTCGGGTTTATATTGGTGAACTGCATCCATTTAAACAATATGCTGGATCGAAAGCCAGGTTCCCGACGGCCAAAGGAGAACAGGTGGTGACCTGCTACACCCACCACATTTCAGACTTTATACAGGCTGCAAAAATGTGGGGTTTTAAAGTAGCAGAACTGAATGAGTATTTTGATGGGGATGATAGAAGCACAATACCCAGAATACTGACGATACTGCTGGAGAAATCTTAAGCCGGATCAGGCCTGAAATGTTGTAGATTGCTGCTACAGCCAGCCCTAAGCATGGAGAGTAGTTAACATAGAAA of the Flammeovirgaceae bacterium 311 genome contains:
- a CDS encoding type 11 methyltransferase (COG0500 SAM-dependent methyltransferases) codes for the protein MMDVREAYNIWAEQYDSNHNKTRDLEAIALRKTLAPINFNSCLEIGCGTGKNTAWLLQKAGHITAVDLSEEMLLKAKEKIASDRVSFQQADITHTWTFNSTTYDLVVFSLVLEHIENLENIFEKTAAVMVPGGRVYIGELHPFKQYAGSKARFPTAKGEQVVTCYTHHISDFIQAAKMWGFKVAELNEYFDGDDRSTIPRILTILLEKS
- a CDS encoding LytTR family two component transcriptional regulator (COG3279 Response regulator of the LytR/AlgR family), which translates into the protein MLHNNTVQCIVTDDEPIARRVLKNHLARVEGFTIAGECGTALECFTLLQRQQTDLLFLDVQMPQLNGLEFLRSLQHRPKVILVSAHREYALEGFELDVVDYLLKPVSFERFLRSLDKFRQRQVPPGSIKEEEEKAAEFLYIRADRKTVKLVLAEVLYIESMSDYLKIHTLDCMYLTKEKISTIEQKLPSHFIRIHRSFILNTRHLQAYTHETIEVAGKQLPISRSFRQEVLDKLNQ
- a CDS encoding two-component system sensor histidine kinase (COG3275 Putative regulator of cell autolysis); its protein translation is MQQTLFYNFLNSGKTRQLAGRLLLHLLFWFAVAVFLVYFFGHFTADYRYTSVFVCLLMPIAIGTTYLINYFLIPRYLLQKRYPRFASYFIFTLIISVWGEMLVVLWALMKLADYRYSNMAPLTTNIFFLGVALYFIVFFSTSVKLLKHWYKSQQHISELRSTQLEAALKLREAELQLLRGQIHPHFLFNTLNNLYGLALEKSEYMPDAILRLSGLLDALLYRSHDQQVPLATELRLIEDYVSLEKLRFEERLKLEWNIQGAPEAYGIAPFLLFPFLENAFKHGFSENTAQLELLVEARLEQEQLFFRVVNSVDPAASTKAVQAGGIGLKNVKRRLELQYPHKHRLAIMPSPTHYQVVLQLTLSPINAKAYATQ